The DNA region TCACCTTCGCTTTTGACCTGCTCCAAAATTGCAGCCACCACTTCCTGAATACCATCCTGCGCAGAAAGGTTCCCCTTGGCTTTCTTGATGTACTCCATATTCCATCCCCCTCATTCAGACATTCCAGCAGCTGCTGGTTCTTCGTTAGATCTTGGCCGGCGGGAGGAACCTGGACACCGCCTGGCCAACACTATCCTGGAGTTATCGGCATCGACCTCAACCCAATCTCCGTCGGCAACTGAGCGGTAGAATGCCGGGTCTACCTGGTCCACCAGCGGCACCCCCATGATGACTGCGGTGGCGACCAGCACCGTATCGGGATTCTGGATGATCATGGCTTTCGGGGCGGTGCCCCTGGCGGTGAGCTGGTAGAGCCCATCCGCCTGCACCACCGAGCTGCCCTTGCCGCCGGGAAACACCAGGACTTTGCCCGCGATGCACCGGCCTTCCAGCGCGTGACCTTTCTCCAAAACCCTCCCGGTTTCCGGATCGACAAGATAGAAGCAAACCGGGTCGCTGGAAATCAGAACCTCCCCATCGGCTCTGCCGCCAACGATCTTGTGGCAGCTAATTTCAGTTTCTTTCCTCCCGCTCATTCCACTTCCCCCTTGACGGCTGCTTCAACGCACTGCCGCAGG from Clostridia bacterium includes:
- a CDS encoding DUF126 domain-containing protein produces the protein MSGRKETEISCHKIVGGRADGEVLISSDPVCFYLVDPETGRVLEKGHALEGRCIAGKVLVFPGGKGSSVVQADGLYQLTARGTAPKAMIIQNPDTVLVATAVIMGVPLVDQVDPAFYRSVADGDWVEVDADNSRIVLARRCPGSSRRPRSNEEPAAAGMSE